A genomic window from Silene latifolia isolate original U9 population chromosome Y, ASM4854445v1, whole genome shotgun sequence includes:
- the LOC141631377 gene encoding uncharacterized protein LOC141631377, producing MVGCWAIWERRNKAIFEDGEWRADWVVNRTRELMGEMMNEVEGRSLRGTGRYGVGIENRVDEVGEGGGRRQQWEKPMYGVLKVNVDAGLMRGKGVGWGVVCRNSYGQITCCTAIQEKEERSPKYAEAMAVFHGVQEARSMGARNIIIESDCLEVVENLKMGNEGRSDIHLVYLDIFSICSFFDSVVFSFTRRYFNMVAHSVAHYYPWSLGRRVW from the coding sequence ATGGTAGGATGTTGGGCTATATGGGAGCGTAGAAATAAAGCAATCTTTGAAGATGGTGAATGGCGTGCTGACTGGGTTGTTAACCGGACGAGGGAGTTGATGGGGGAAATGATGAACGAAGTTGAGGGACGGAGTTTAAGAGGTACGGGGAGGTATGGTGTGGGTATAGAGAATAGGGTGGATGAGGTGGGTGAGGGAGGTGGACGTAGGCAGCAATGGGAGAAGCCGATGTATGGTGTATTAAAGGTGAATGTGGATGCGGGTTTGATGAGGGGTAAAGGGGTTGGATGGGGTGTTGTGTGTCGGAATAGTTATGGTCAAATTACTTGCTGCACAGCAATACAAGAGAAGGAGGAGAGGTCCCCGAAATATGCGGAAGCAATGGCGGTTTTCCATGGTGTGCAGGAGGCTCGGAGTATGGGTGCGAGAAATATTATTATTGAGAGTGATTGCTTGGAAgtggttgaaaatttgaagatgGGAAATGAAGGACGAAGCGACATTCATCTCGTTTATTTGGATATTTTTTCTATTTGTTCGTTTTTTGATTCCGTTGTTTTTTCTTTTACTCGTCGTTATTTCAATATGGTAGCTCACTCGGTTGCTCATTACTATCCGTGGTCTTTAGGACGAAGGGTGTGGTAA
- the LOC141634308 gene encoding ribosomal RNA small subunit methyltransferase-like: protein MAGGKIRKEKPKGGSSSHFQGGIPFHKSKGQHILKNPMLVESIVQKAGIKPTDVILEIGPGTGNLTKKLIEAGKKVVAVELDSRMVLELQRRFQGTPLSNRLQVIQGDVLKCDLPYFDICVANIPYQISSPLVFKLLDVNQRQNFRCAIIMFQREFAMRLVAQPGDKLYCRLSVNTQLLTRVNHLLKVGKNNFRPPPKVDSSVVRIEPRRPLPIPAGKLKEWNGMLSLCFSRKNKTLGSIFAQKKVVAALEKNYKTLESLGQFKNEDDDTVTIDISDLVDENVDKILFIDQNGDEVMEVDGGKEGDDEMEVEASDDEADDSSFKSKLVGVLKKYDYADKRSSKLTQNEFIHLLSIFNQAGIHFTSSK from the exons atggcgggAGGAAAGATAAGGAAAGAGAAACCAAAAGGAGGAAGTAGCAGCCATTTTCAAGGAGGAATACCATTTCACAAATCAAAAGGACAACATATTCTTAAAAATCCAATGTTAGTTGAATCAATTGTTCAAAAAGCTGGTATTAAACCTACTGATGTTATTCTTGAGATTGGTCCTGGTACTGGTAATTTAACTAAGAAACTTATTGAAGCTGGTAAAAAAGTTGTTGCTGTTGAATTGGATTctcgtatggttcttgaacttcaACGTCGCTTTCAAGGCACTCCTCTTTCTAATCGTCTTCAG GTTATCCAGGGCGATGTCCTTAAGTGTGATCTCCCATATTTTGATATTTGCGTAGCCAACATCCCTTACCAAATCTCGTCTCCACTAGTGTTCAAGTTGCTAGATGTCAACCAGAGGCAGAACTTTAGATGCGCTATCATAATGTTCCAAAGGGAGTTTGCCATGAGGCTAGTTGCTCAACCCGGTGACAAACTGTACTGTCGTTTATCTGTTAACACTCAACTCCTTACTCGTGTTAATCATCTCCTCAAAGTCGGGAAGAATAATTTTAGACCTCCACCTAAGGTTGACTCCTCTGTGGTTCGTATCGAACCTAGAAGACCTCTTCCTATTCCGGCGGGTAAACTCAAGGAGTGGAATGGAATGCTATCACTATGTTTTAGCAGGAAGAACAAAACTCTCGGTTCAATATTTGCGCAGAAGAAAGTTGTTGCAGCTCTAGAAAAGAATTACAAGACATTGGAATCATTAGGGCAATTCAAGAATGAAGACGACGATACTGTGACTATTGATATCTCTGACTTAGTCGACGAAAACGTTGATAAAATCCTATTTATAGATCAAAATGGGGACGAGGTTATGGAGGTTGATGGCGGAAAAGAGGGTGACGATGAAATGGAGGTAGAAGCTTCGGATGACGAAGCAGATGATTCGAGTTTTAAAAGTAAACTTGTGGGTGTGCTGAAGAAGTATGATTATGCTGACAAGAGATCCTCCAAACTCACTCAAAATGAGTTCATACATCTACTCTCAATATTTAACCAGGCTGGTATTCACTTTACAAGCAGTAAATAA